A stretch of Mus musculus chromosome 4 genomic contig, GRCm38.p6 alternate locus group UNKNOWN UNKNOWN_MMCHR4_CTG7 DNA encodes these proteins:
- the Padi1 gene encoding protein-arginine deiminase type-1, giving the protein MASPRAVQLSLRKPTHAVCVVGVETLVNVYSDVPKGAKTFGVSGSSEVKIYMVYDPSRVAEPAGWAHWPLDANVDVVVVADTVSKDLYDFKVKVSYFESQEAAALAHSVLYLTAVDVSLDVDTGRTGKVKKGSGDKKTWRWGPGGSGAILLVNCDRDIHGSREDLHANHLKSLEDLQDMSPMVLSCGGPDELFESHKLVLKASLSDSRRLKVFCARGGTSLSNYKQVLGPRHSSYEVERHSGERAIQFYVEGLAFPDASFSGLLSLSVSLVDTRPLSEVSVFTDSVTFRVAPWIMTPNTQPPLELYVCSVTDIHGRNDKFLEDMSHLATKANCKLVVCPRAENRNDRWIQDELEFGYIDAPHKSFPVVFDSPRNRGLRDFALKRILGPDFGYVTREIEFAGASGLDSFGNLDVSPPVRVGNTDYPLGRILIGGSFPKPSGRRMARVVRDFLQAQQVQSPVELYSDWLSVGHVDEFLSFVPTSDQKGFRLLLASPSACLQLFQEKKEEGYGEAEQFDGLKHKAKRSINDILADKHLRRDSAHVQKCIDWNREVLKRELGLSESDIVDIPQLFFLKGAYAEAFFPDMVNMVVLGKYLGIPKPFGPLINGRCCLEEKVRSLLEPLGLRCVFIDDFLFYHQLLGEIHCGTNVRRKPFTFKWWNSVP; this is encoded by the exons ATGGCCTCCCCGAGAGCTGTGCAGCTGTCTCTGAGAAAGCCGACTCACGCTGTGTGCGTGGTAGGTGTGGAGACACTGGTGAACGTCTATAG TGATGTGCCCAAAGGTGCCAAGACCTTTGGGgtgtctgggagctctgaggtgaaGATCTACATGGTCTACGATCCCTCGAGAGTGGCAGAGCCCGCAGGCTGGGCCCACTGGCCCCTGGATGCCAACGTGGACGTGGTGGTAGTGGCGGACACAGTCAGTAAGGACTTATATGACTTCAAG GTGAAGGTGTCATACTTTGAGTCACAGGAGGCTGCTGCCCTGGCCCACAGTGTGCTCTACCTAACTGCTGTTG ATGTGTCCCTTGATGTCGACACAGGCCGCACAGGCAAGGTGAAGAAAGGCTCTGGTGACAAG AAAACCTGGCGCTGGGGCCCTGGGGGCTCCGGGGCCATCCTGTTGGTAAACTGTGACAGAGATATCCATGGGTCCAGGGAAGACCTGCATGCTAACCATTTGAAGTCGCTGGAGG ACCTGCAGGACATGTCCCCAATGGTGCTGAGTTGTGGTGGCCCTGATGAGCTTTTTGAGAGCCACAAGCTGGTCTTGAAGGCATCTTTGTCAGATTCCAGAAGACTGAAGGTCTTCTGTGCCCGGG GTGGGACATCCCTCTCCAACTACAAACAGGTGCTAGGGCCCCGTCACAGCTCCTATGAGGTGGAAAGGCATTCTGGGGAGAGGGCCATCCAGTTCTACGTGGAAGGGCTCGCCTTCCCCGACGCCAGTTTCTCAGGGCTGCTCTCTCTCAGTGTCAGCCTGGTGGACACACGG cccCTCTCTGAGGTGTCAGTCTTCACTGACAGCGTGACCTTCCGGGTGGCCCCCTGGATCATGACCCCCAACACTCAGCCGCCCCTGGAGCTGTATGTGTGCAG CGTGACAGATATCCACGGCCGCAATGACAAGTTCCTGGAGGACATGTCCCACCTGGCCACAAAGGCCAACTGCAAACTAGTGGTCTGTCCCCGGGCAGAGAATCGCAACGATCGCTGGATCCAG GACGAGTTGGAGTTTGGCTACATTGACGCACCTCACAAATCCTTCCCTGTGGTCTTTGATTCCCCCCGAAACAGAGGCTTGAGGGACTTCGCCCTTAAGAGGATCCTG GGTCCTGACTTTGGATATGTGACCCGGGAGATCGAGTTCGCAGGTGCCTCTGGCCTGGATTCCTTCGGCAACCTGGATGTGAGCCCACCGGTGAGGGTGGGCAACACAGACTACCCCCTCGGCAGAATCCTCATTGGTGGCAGCTTCCCCAA GCCCAGTGGGCGGCGGATGGCCAGAGTGGTGCGTGACTTCCTGCAGGCCCAGCAGGTGCAGTCTCCTGTGGAACTCTACTCCGACTGGCTTTCCGTGGGCCACGTGGATGAGTTTCTGAGCTTCGTGCCCACCTCTGACCAAAAG GGCTTCCGCCTCCTCCTGGCCAGCCCCAGTGCCTGCCTCCAGCTGTtccaggagaagaaggaggagggctACGGGGAGGCTGAGCAGTTTGATG GCCTCAAGCATAAGGCAAAAAGAAGCATCAACGACATCTTAGCTGACAAGCACCTCAGGAGGGATAGCGCGCACGTGCAG AAATGCATCGACTGGAACCGCGAGGTGCTAAAGCGGGAGCTGGGCCTCTCCGAGAGCGACATCGTGGACATTCCACAGCTCTTCTTCCTGAAGGGAGCCTACGCTGAAGCCTTCTTTCCTGACATG GTCAACATGGTGGTTCTCGGCAAGTACCTGGGCATCCCTAAGCCCTTCGGCCCGCTCATCAATGGTCGCTGCTGCCTGGAGGAGAAGGTGCGCTCCCTGCTGGAGCCGCTGGGTCTGCGCTGCGTCTTTATCGACGACTTTCTCTTTTACCACCAACTGCTCGGAGAGATCCACTGTGGCACCAACGTGCGGAGGAAACCTTTTACCTTTAAGTGGTGGAACTCCGTGCCCTGA